In Edaphobacter aggregans, the sequence GATGATCCAGCTGTAGCCGAGATCAAGCGTCTTCAGGCTGAGTTTCCTGAGTGCGCTATTCGCCTCATCGAGTGTTCTGAACGACTGGGCACAAGCGGCAAGGTCAGCAACCTCATCCAGATGCTCCGCGTGGCCAGCTACGAGCACGTACTGATCAACGACAGCGACATCCGTGTCTCGCCGAACTACCTTACCCGCGTGATGGGCAGCTTCGCAGATAGCAGCGTCGGCATGGTGACGGCTCCCTACATCGGACGAACAGCGCAGAGCCGCCCCAGCCTTACTCTCTGGTCGCGCCTCGAAGCCCTCGGCATCTCTACAGATTTCATGCCGGGAGTCCTTACTGCGCGCAAGCTCGAAGGCGGAATTCATTTTGGTCTCGGCTCAACCCTCGCCACCAGCAAAGCCGCATTAGCCAAAGCAGGCGGCCTCGAATCGCTCGTTGAATGCCTCGCCGATGACTACGAGATGGGCGCACGCATCGCCGCTGCAGGTTACAGGATCGAGCTTTCGGCTGAGGTCGTTGAAACTTCTGTTCCGGCCTACACCTTCAGGGGCTTCCGCGATCACCAACTGCGCTGGGCTCGTACTGTGCGAGACTCACGCAAGCTCGGCTATCTCGGTCTGGCCATCACCTATGCGCTTCCGTGGGCCGTCATGACCTGCATCGCCAGCGGCTTCGATCTCTGGAGTTTCACCTTGCTCAGCGTCGTTCTGCTCGCACGCGTTTCGGTTGCGCTTGCAGTCGGCGTCGGAGTGTTGCGCGACGGCCAAGTGCTGCGCGACCTCTGGCTTCTTCCCCTGCGCGACTTCTTCGGTCTGGTCTTCTGGCTCTGGAGCTTTGCTGGCGACACCATCGTCTGGCGCGGCGAACGCTTCCATCTCCGCGGCGGCCGTCTTCATCGTGCCTAGTAGGGATTGGGTTGATTGCTCAATATCTCTTTTCCTCCGCTTTGAGCGATGAAGTAGGTCTTTCCAGGTAGCTTGGGAATGTGGTCCAGCTCGGTCCAGAGGAAGATGCGTCGCGGTTCTGTCCATTTCAGATCGAGCGAAAGCTCATCCTCGAAGATCGCCGGGGCATCCGGGAAGAAGCTGCCGTACCAGAGATTCGAGCTGCGGCCGTTGAGGATGTGAAGATCGTTGCGGCGCAGATAGAAGCCGAGTGTGCTGGCCGACTCGTACTCGCCGTTGATGACGATCAGGTCGTCGGGCTTAAGCTCAGGGGCAACCGCATCGGCCAATCGCTTCGATGTAAGCACTGGCGAAAAAATTTGCAATCCCAGATGAGCCGCTAGCAGAAATCCAAACGCTGCCGCAGCTAGCCAAAGATTGGCAGGGTGAGGTTTGTAATCGCGCCGAAACAGCCAGCAGGCCAGCGTTCCACCGAACAGTGCAAATGCCGTGATCATCAACGGCACGCGAAACGCTCCCATGGCCTGAGCGTTCAGATCGAGGAAGTGACCGAACGAGAGTGCGTAATCCTGAGGGTTCTGCTTCAGTAGCGCCGCAAGATCGGTGCTCGCTCCGGCCTGCTGACCATGCAGTACAAAGAATCCACAAACCAGTGCTGCGATCGAACCAAAGATAAGCAGTACGGTCGAGATGCGCTGACCAGCCGCGACCAGACGGTTCGGGACGACGAAAGACTCCGCCTCATTGGCCTCGCGGTTCAACCATCCAGCAATCAGCAGGATTAGCGCGGGCAGCGATGGGAGAACGTAGTACTCCTGTCGCGTGGAAAGACTGAAGAACAGCAGAGGAACCGCAGCCCACAGGCCGAGTAGCCATAGTGTGGATTCGGGCGCATCGAGCGTGTGGCGACGCAGAGCTTTACGCCACGGAACAGCAGCCAGCCCGTGAAACAGGAATCCGCTCCAGGGCATTAGCCAGACCAGGACGAGTCCCCAGAACAGCGCGAGCGGAACGGTATCGTAGTCGCGAGGTACGCGCAGATTGAGGTAACGGAGCAGGTGCTCGTTGATGAAGTAGAACCAGAACCATCCGTGAACACTGCCGTCGCTCGGTTGAGGGACGATCCAGTGACCATGTGTGAAGTTGATGCTTCCGGGACTGCCCTGTGTGGGATTCGCAAGGCCGATCAGGATGTGCCAAGGCGCGGCTATGGCTAGGAAGACGAGGAGGCTGGTGAACGGGTGTAGTCGTCGAAGACGCACCATGGTGCCGCGGGCGCCTCGAGTCATCAGCAGATGAAGCGCGACGATTGCGACGGGGAAGACGATTCCGATCAATCCCTTGGTGAGTACGTTCAGAGCACAGCAGGTAGCGAAGCCGTAGCAGAGCAGACGATTCGG encodes:
- the hpnI gene encoding bacteriohopanetetrol glucosamine biosynthesis glycosyltransferase HpnI codes for the protein MLAILIEVFTALLTLAGLAYLLLALWGARDFNHYWRRRGLAAGCAPDVSILKPVKGVDPQMYAGLVSHCQQQYAGRFEILFGVSSLDDPAVAEIKRLQAEFPECAIRLIECSERLGTSGKVSNLIQMLRVASYEHVLINDSDIRVSPNYLTRVMGSFADSSVGMVTAPYIGRTAQSRPSLTLWSRLEALGISTDFMPGVLTARKLEGGIHFGLGSTLATSKAALAKAGGLESLVECLADDYEMGARIAAAGYRIELSAEVVETSVPAYTFRGFRDHQLRWARTVRDSRKLGYLGLAITYALPWAVMTCIASGFDLWSFTLLSVVLLARVSVALAVGVGVLRDGQVLRDLWLLPLRDFFGLVFWLWSFAGDTIVWRGERFHLRGGRLHRA
- a CDS encoding ArnT family glycosyltransferase — its product is MPTPACPPRNRAILLALWFLFYASFTLITPPLLDDADSVHAEVAREMLLRHDWTTLYANGIRYLEKAPLLYWSMAASMKIFGVHTAAARLPLAFTVLALAFALESFARRAFASTRAGLYAALILLSSFGIFIFTRITIPDAAVCLWLTLAILCYWLTEQQTSPNRLLCYGFATCCALNVLTKGLIGIVFPVAIVALHLLMTRGARGTMVRLRRLHPFTSLLVFLAIAAPWHILIGLANPTQGSPGSINFTHGHWIVPQPSDGSVHGWFWFYFINEHLLRYLNLRVPRDYDTVPLALFWGLVLVWLMPWSGFLFHGLAAVPWRKALRRHTLDAPESTLWLLGLWAAVPLLFFSLSTRQEYYVLPSLPALILLIAGWLNREANEAESFVVPNRLVAAGQRISTVLLIFGSIAALVCGFFVLHGQQAGASTDLAALLKQNPQDYALSFGHFLDLNAQAMGAFRVPLMITAFALFGGTLACWLFRRDYKPHPANLWLAAAAFGFLLAAHLGLQIFSPVLTSKRLADAVAPELKPDDLIVINGEYESASTLGFYLRRNDLHILNGRSSNLWYGSFFPDAPAIFEDELSLDLKWTEPRRIFLWTELDHIPKLPGKTYFIAQSGGKEILSNQPNPY